In Beijerinckia indica subsp. indica ATCC 9039, the genomic window TGAGCGGCCCCCTGCATGGAGCGTTTCCATTCCCGCATGCCAGCGACGAACAGGCTGGCCATACCGCTCACGGGCTTGGCGGATAAGGTCGCGTAAAGTTCATCGAGCGACGTGCCGGACCAGAAAATATCCTCGAACCGGGCCATATCCCGATCGACTTTGGAAAACAGCAGCACTTTGTTGACGATGATGGCCCAGCACCAGATCGAGGAGCCGAGCAGGCCGAGCATGACGATCTTGACGATAATATGCGCCGACCAGAACATGCTGAACAACGATACTTCCGTGACCGGCGCGGCGGCGCTGGCAAGATCGGCAGGATTCATGAAGTTGGGTCCTTGCAACGAGAGGCCGGAGCGAACCGGCGGAGGAAAAAGGTCTGAATGAAACGCGAAATATTTTCATTCCTCGAACGGAAATCCGTCATTTCTGCGGCTGTGCCGGTCTCCCGTGCGCGAGAGCCCGGATCGGGCGCCGATTTCGTCGAATCCGCGATGGAACAGAACCAGGGCCACTCTCTGCAGCCTTGGTATTATGCAGCCCTTAAGGTTAAAGACAGATTACTCATTAACGGCCAAGCTTAGCTGAAGACTTAATCTCCGATTGGCGTGAGGCATTATATTTTAAACTGAAACGCGGCGCGAACTCCAGCCTTTCATTGCGTGTCCTAGGGGGTGTGGGGATTCACAGAAGCGTTGAAATATGATTCACACTTTGGATGGAACGCTTTGTATTGACGGACGCCCAGTGGGCGAAGATGGCGCCGCTATGTCTGTTCGGCAATTGGAGCACGGCGTTCCGCCGGTTCAGCGACTGGCGCAAGGCTGATGTTTTTAAGCGGATTTTCGACGCTTTGTCGGATGACGCGGACATGGAATACGCCATGGTCGACGCCACCATCGTGAAGGTTCACCGCCAGGGGCAGGGCGCAAAAGGGGGACTCAGAGCCAGGCCATAGGCCGATCGAAAGGCGGATGACCACCAAAATTCTCGCGCTGACCGACGCCTTGGGTAATCTCGTACGTTTCCACCTGATGCCGGGCAACCGCTTCGACAGCATCGGCGTCGCCCCGCTGATTGACGGGGTCGAATTTGGCACCGTCATCGCCGACAAGGCTTTCGACAGCAACACCATCGTCGCCAATCTCAACAAACGCGGTGCCAAGATCGTCATCTCGCAGCATCCGCGACGGCCAAGCCCATCCCGCTCGACACCGAAATGTATAAGTGGCGACACCTGATCGAGAACTTCTTCTGCAAGCTCAAAGAGTTCAAACGCATCGCCATGCGCGCAGACAAAACCGATCAGAGCTTCGAGGCCATGATCTATCTCGCCGCCGCCATAATCAACTCACAATAAATCCCCCACACGCCCTAATTCGCGTTTGCGATTTTCGTTATCCCAATCTGGTTCGCCAAACAGCCAGTCAGGCGCACCAGCCTTGATAATATCTTTCGCAGTATCATCAGATACACGAGTAAGCGTGATGTATTCAGTCGGCCCGCAGCAATCATGATAACGTAATTGTAAAGACCAAGGCTTGCCTTCAAGAAGGCCGGATAGACGCAAGATCAGGTCAGGCATTCTTCGCTCCATTTCCATACAGCGCGACATTCATGGATCGCGCGCCGCCAAGAGCGCAGGCGGTGACGGCCGCAGGAGGTACCTTTGGACCCGCCGGAGTCAACCCCCAGGATGGGGGTCTGGCCCGGGCGAGAACATTGGACCCGGATCACCTCTCGGGGGTAGCCCACCTCTGGACACTAACATCCGCCAGCGCCTCGAATATAGCCGGCGTGCGTTCCAGGCGGGCGATCGTGCGCGCGCCTTCGAGGGCAGCTACCAATGCGGCTGCGGTTGAGGATGCGCGCGCGGGAGCGAAACCGCACCCCCTGAAATGCTCCGCAATAATCTCGGTCGAATCGACAAATCCGCGCGCTACCCGTTTAGTCAGCTCAGCGTCAAGCGTGGGCAGTTCATTCGCCAGATTTTGCATGAGACATCCATACTGGAAATCGGTCGCGACCATCTCGGCCGCGAATGTGCCGAAAATCTGATGAACAAAATTCAGAGCATCGCCCGTCGTATTCGCCGAAATATTCCGTAATACAGCAATTCTACCTGCAATGTAATGATCGATCGCTTCTTCCGCGAGCTGTGCCTTGCCGCGTGGAAAGTGAAAGTAGAACGATCCTTTAGGCGCACCGCTTTCTTCAAGGATCTGGGTCAATCCGGTCGCAGTGTAGCCTTGGATGCGAAACAGCCGTTCGGCCGTGGCGATCGCGCGAGCGCGGGCGTCAGTCTTACGTGTCATGCCGCGAACATACCACGCTTTGCTTGACGCTTCTATGGTGGTCACTATACTATGGTGATCACCATATAGCGGAGTTCGGCGATGCCTCTCTACAAAATCAAACCATCGCCGTCTCGACGCGCCGTCTTAGCGATGGGCGCGGCCAGCCTGGTTGCGGCTTCACTTCGACCGGCCCACGCAAACCCCATGGGAGGAACTGATTTGACGATATGGACATATGGCGAGGGAACGCTTCCCACGGGGGTCCGCTCGCGCATGATCCATGGGGTCAACGGCCTCAATGTCCATATTCTGGAGGCCGGTTACGAAAGCCCCAGCCGGCCGCTCGCGCTGCTTCTGCACGGCTTTCCGGATTTGGCTTACGGCTGGCGACACTTGATTCCAATTCTGGCTGAAGCCGGGTACCATGTCGTGGCGCCCGACCAGCGGGGCTTTGGCCGCACAACCGGTTGGGTGAACGACTATGACGCCCCGTTAGAGCCCTTCAGCTTCTTGAATATGGCGCGTGACGCCCTCGGACTGGTTGCGGCGTTGGGGTATCGCCGTACGGCAATGCTCGTCGGGCACGACCTCGGCTCACCCGTAGCAGCCTATTGTGCGCTAGCCCGACCTGACGTCTTTCCCTCGGTGGTGCTGATGAGCGCACCGTTCCCTGGTCCGCCGGCGTTTCCATTCGATACCGCGAAAAACGAGGCATCGTCGGTTCAACCGAACACTGAAAATCAAAAGCTAGCGGCCGCGCTGGCCGCGCTCGATCCGCCCAGAGAGTATTATCAACAATACTTGAGCACGCGGGCGGCGAACGATGACATGTGGCACCCCCCTCAAGGCTTGCATGCGTTTCTGCGTGCATTCTTCTACGTCAAGAGCGCCGACTGGCCGGGAAACAAGCCCCATCCGTTGAAGGCGCGAACCGCCGCGGAACTTGCACGAATGCCCACTTATTACGTCATGGATCTCGGCAGGACGATGCCCCAGACCGTCGCTCCATTCCAACCTTCCGCCACCGAGGTCCTGGCCTGCAAATGGCTCACCGAGCCAGAACTTGGAGTGTATACAGAGGAGTACGACCGCACCGGGTTTCAAGGTGCCCTGCAGGCTTATCGCGTCTTTTCCGA contains:
- a CDS encoding TetR/AcrR family transcriptional regulator; protein product: MTRKTDARARAIATAERLFRIQGYTATGLTQILEESGAPKGSFYFHFPRGKAQLAEEAIDHYIAGRIAVLRNISANTTGDALNFVHQIFGTFAAEMVATDFQYGCLMQNLANELPTLDAELTKRVARGFVDSTEIIAEHFRGCGFAPARASSTAAALVAALEGARTIARLERTPAIFEALADVSVQRWATPER
- a CDS encoding alpha/beta hydrolase, with translation MPLYKIKPSPSRRAVLAMGAASLVAASLRPAHANPMGGTDLTIWTYGEGTLPTGVRSRMIHGVNGLNVHILEAGYESPSRPLALLLHGFPDLAYGWRHLIPILAEAGYHVVAPDQRGFGRTTGWVNDYDAPLEPFSFLNMARDALGLVAALGYRRTAMLVGHDLGSPVAAYCALARPDVFPSVVLMSAPFPGPPAFPFDTAKNEASSVQPNTENQKLAAALAALDPPREYYQQYLSTRAANDDMWHPPQGLHAFLRAFFYVKSADWPGNKPHPLKARTAAELARMPTYYVMDLGRTMPQTVAPFQPSATEVLACKWLTEPELGVYTEEYDRTGFQGALQAYRVFSDPDLNAELRLFSGKTIDVPSLFIGGKSDWGTYSAPGALDLMRTKAATRMGGMELIDGAGHWIQQEQPVRLGALLLAFIKEVGGAGRTSR